A region of the Conyzicola lurida genome:
CACGCGCAACCGGGCCGGCGGGAGGTGTCGCGCTCATTCGTGCTCTTTCAGCCGGGTGATGATCTGGGAATACACTCTGACAGTATTCTCGCCGTCCCGGAACGCGTGGTGCGCCGTGGCGAGCGCGTCGGAGTGGCGCTCGAGCCGAGCCCGGGCATCCGGCTCGTCGACGGTCGCGACCAGATCGAGCACCGCGCCCCAGTCGCGCACCTCGGCGCCGCCGCTGAACGTGTCGTAGGGCACGTAGAGCCCGCGGCTCGCCTCGTACGTCTCGACGTCGGGGCTGAGGAACAGGATCGGACGGCCGGTGAGCGCGAAGTCGAACGCGATGGACGAGTAGTCGGTGATCAGCACGTCGACGGCGGGAAGCACGGGGGTGACGTCGGTGCGCTGCTGCGCGCCGAGCAGGCGGATGCGCGGGCTGAGCGCGAAACCGTCCGCATAGTCGCCGACCCCGTGCGGGTGCGGCCGCACGACGAGCAGGGAGTCGGTGCGCTCGAGCACGCCGACGATGCGCCGCCACTCGTCGGCCGTCGGGATGCCGGGATCGATTTCGCCGTCGCGCCAGGTCGGGGCATAGAGCAGCACCCGCTGCCCGGTCGGCTCGAGCCCGAGGGAACCGAACAGCAGGGCGCGCGCTGTCGCGGTGCGTTCGGACTCGGTCCCGGCCACCATCACGTCGTCGCGCGGGTCGCCGGTGACGACCACGCGGTCGGCGGGCAGGGCGAAGGCGCTGCGCAGACGTGAGGCCGAGACGGCGGATGCCGCGGGCATCAGGTCGATCGCCCGGGCGCCGCCGCGGTACATGAACCGCATCAAGCGGCGCACGAGCGCGGAGTCCGGGAGCAACCGCGTACGCACCGTCGCGGGGGAGTCGAGGTTGATCAGCTTCAACGGGATGCCGTGCCAGAGCTGCACGACGAACGCGCCACGGATTCCGTACCGGTTCGCGTCGCCGAACCCGTGCGTCACCACCACCACGCGGGCGCGCAGGGTCGCCAGAAGTCCCTGCCGCGACGACTTCAGCACAGCGGGGATGCCGAGCGCCTCGGCGGCGTCGAGATCGCGCTCGTCGCGCGCGAGCCAGAGCAGGCTGAGCGACGGATCGGACGCGCGAACGACACGGTAGAGCGCGAGAGCCCCCTCGCCGATTCCCGGGCCGGAGCCGAACACCCAGAGGTCGCGACGGCGGGGAATGACACCGCTCGCCAGCGCGCCGAGAGCGTAGCCGGGGAGGGCGAGGATCTTCTTCGCGTTCCCCGCGGCGAAGGTGAATCCCGGCGCGGTCTGAGGCACGCCCTAGAGTAACAGCCGCCGGCTGGGCCGGTATCAGGTGGGTAACGGTGCGCCCCGCGTGCGGCACCCGTGCAGGGGGTACTGATTTAATCGGGGCGTGCCACTCCTCAAAGACGTCAGAGCCGCTCGACGAGTGCTCCTCAACATCATCCGTTCCCGCAGTTCCCGGGCCGAGCTCGCCCGACGCCTGCCGACGGTGCCGAAGCCCGAGAACGGCTCGGTGCAGGTCGTCGTCTACTTCGCCGACTCCCGCGTCAACATGTACCAGATCCGCCAGTGGTACGCGCCCCTCGCCGAGCTGGCGAAGACCCGGCAGGTGGCGATCATCGCGCGCTCTCCCGGCACGATGCTGACGCTGCTCGACGAATCGCCGGTCGCCGCCGTGTATCTGCGTCAGGTGGCAGACCTCGAGCGCTTCATCCACTCGCAGGACATCAAGATCGTCTTCTACGTCAACCAGAACGCCAAGAACTTCCAGATGTTCCGGTACGGCCGCATGTGGCACGTTTTCATCAATCATGGTGAGAGCGACAAGATGTACATGACGACGAACCAGTTCAAGGCGTACGACTACGCACTCGTCGCGGGGGATGCCGCGAAGGAACGTCTCGCGCGCAAGCTCTGGGACTTCGATGTCGAGCGCCGCGCCATCCCGATCGGACGCCCGCAAGCCGACCACTTCGCCGGCGCGCAGCCGTACCCGGCCGACGGCCGCACCGTCGTGCTCTACGCCCCCACCTGGGAGGGCGACCGCCCCTCCGCCGCCTACGGATCGATCGCCACGCACGGTGTCGCGCTCGTCGGCGCGCTGCTCGCCAGCCCGCAGCACCGCGTGGTCTACCGTCCCCACCCGCGCAGCGGCGTCATCGACCACGCGTACGGCGCGGCCAACCGGTCGATCATCGCCGCCATCGCCGCGGCCAACGCCGCCGACCCGGCCGCGCACCACGTGTTCGACGACGGCAACGAGCTCGGCTGGCAGCTGGCGGGGGCGGATGTCGCCATCACCGACGTTTCGGCCATGGTCTACGACCGGCTCGCCACCGGGAAACCGCTGATCGTTGCACGGCCCGTCTCGCCCGCCGCCGACGTGGACGAGTCGGGGTACCTCGGCGCCGCCGAGTGGCTCACCAGCGAGGCCGCCGGCGACATCGTCGCCATCGCCGACCGCGTTCAGCACAGCGCGGAGGCGCAGGAGAACCTGCACTTCTGGGTCGAACGCCACTTCGGCGACACCGGCCCGGGCGCCGCGACCGCGCGCTTCCACGCCGCCGTCGAGCAGCTCGTCGAGCGGTGGGACGAACACGCCGCGCTGCACGAGGGCGACGCCGACTCGAGCGAGGACCCGTTCGACGACGACGTGGACGAAGACGCCATCGGCGAGGACTGACGCCCGGCGTCGCATCAGAAGCTCACCCGCCAGAGGTACTCGTCGCCGTTCGGGCGGAACCAGCGCACGATGACGACCGAGTCGCGAGCGAGGTTCTCGCCGCGCGGCGCGAAGGCCAGAGCCGTGCCCGGTGCGAGTCGCCGTCGGCTCAGCGGCAGCAAGAAGCCGGAGCCGAGCAGACTGAGCCGGATTCTCTCCAGCGTCTCGTCGCTGTGGTTGACGAGGTAGTAGTGGTCGGGCGCGCGTGAGCGGTCGACGGCGAATGGAACGCGGTAGGCGAGTGGATGCATGCCCGCACGGTAGGCGGAGCCAACGACGCGGAACGGCCTCGTGTGCAAGCCCAAAACGCCGATTCGTCTGGGGAGGAGAGGCGGCGTAACGTCGGCCCCATGCCTCGACTACGCAGGAGCCAGCTCACCTCTCCCGGCTACGGCCGGATCCGCAAGGGAAAGGGCTTCTCGTTCCGGGACGCCGACGGCGACAAGCTCGACGACGACACCGTGCGCGCCCGCATCGACGCTCTGGCGATTCCGCCGGCGTGGACCGACGTCTGGATCGCACCCCACCCCAACAGCCACATCCAGGCCACCGGCGTCGACGAGGCCGGCCGGCGCCAGTACATCTACCACCCGTTCTGGCGGGAGAAAAAGGACAAGGCGAAGTTCGAGCGCGCCCTCGAGCTCTCCGGGTCGTTGCCCGCCGCCCGTCGACGCGTGACGACCGATCTGCGCGGCGACGGCCTGACGCGCACCCGCGTGCTCGCCGGCGCCTTCCGCATGCTCGACACCGGCGCGCTGCGCATCGGCTCCGAGCGCTACGCGCAGACCAACGGAAGCCACGGCCTGTCCACCCTGCTCTGCGCCCACGCGAAGGTGAGCGGCTCCACGATCACGCTCAAGTTCCCGGGCAAGAGCGGTCAGGAATGGAGTTCCGAGATCACGGACGTCGACCTCGCGGCCCTCCTCTCCGCACTCAAGCGCCGCGGCCCCACCGCGCGCCTGCTGGCCTACCGCGACGGCGACGACTGGCACCCGCTCGGCGCGGAGGAGATCAACGACTACCTGCGCGAGCGCACCGGGGGAGACTTCTCCGCCAAGGACTTCCGCACTCTCCGCGGCACGGTCGCCGCGGCCCTCAGCCTCGCGAAGAGCGGCAAGGCGCGCACGCGCACCAAGCGCACCCGCGCCGTCGCCCAGGCGATGCGCGACGCGGCGTCCGTGCTCGGCAACACCGCATCGATCGCGAAGAAGAGCTACGTCGACCCCCGGGTCGTCGACAAGTACCGCCGCGGCCAGATGATCGACGCCGCACGGCCCGATTCGGCCGAGGCGCAGGTGCGCGACCTGCTCGGAGCGTAGGGGCTACTCCGCCGGGTCGACGCGGAAGTCGCGCTGCGCCTTCTCGAGTGCCTTCTGCGCGCGCGAGGGCTTCGGCGTCTTCGCGCCGCGCAGTGCCTTCGGCGGGCGTTCCGCGCGCGGGAGCTTGGGCGCTTTCGGGGCCTTGACCCGGAGCGCGAGCGCGGGCGGGAATTCCGCGGGAGCGGCCCGGAACGCCTCGCGCGAGCTGCGGATGATCTGGCGGCCGAGCAGGTTGTTCCCGGCCCCGCCGACGACGGCGCCGATGCCGAACGGGATGGCGCGTCCGACGGCGTTCGTGCCCTGCGTGACGGCGAACCGCTTGATGAAGGTCTTCTTGAGGCGGTCGGCGATCTGGCCCATGGCCGCCTGCGGGAGGTTCTTGGTCACGAGCTCGCCCCAGAAGCGTCCGCGCTCGGGACCGGTGCCGGATACCTGGCCGGCGAGCTGCTTGACGAGGTCGCTGCCGGCGGAGCCGAGGATCAGCGTCATGACGAGCGTGCGGGCCCGGTCGGGGTCGTCGACCGCTATGCCGTGCACCTCGGTGACCGACTGCGCGAACAGCGCGCTCGCCTCGAGGAAACCGCCCGTCTCGACCGTCGACAGGGCGAGCGACGCGCCCACCCCGACCGCGGGGATGACGGCGCTGGCACCGACGAGCGCGCCGCCGGTGGTCACCGCCGCGAGGTAGCGCTTCTCGAGCACGCGGATGACCTCTTCGGGCGAGGCTTCGGGATGCCGCGACCGGATGCTGTGCAGGTGGGCGAGTACGACGGGCCGCTGCACGGTGAGCACCCGGTCGATTCCCGTCACGACGAACCTGTTGGACTGGGGAATCTGGGGACTGGTCACTTCACTCCGTAGTCGGCGTTGTAGCGTTCGAGGACCTCGGCGATGGGAGCGTCGAGGACGAGGCGGCCCTTGTCGAGGTAGAGCCCGCGCGTGCAGAAGCGGCGCAGGTCTTTCTCGCTGTGGGAGACGATGAAGAGGGTGCGGCCGCCGGCGAGCAGCTCGTCGATGCGGCGGTAGCACTTCTCTTTGAACGCGCGGTCGCCGACCGCGAGCACCTCGTCGACGAGGATGATCGGTTCCTCGAGCCGGGAGACGACGGAGAAGGCGATGCGCACCTTCATGCCGCTGGACAGATGCTTGTACGGGGTGTCGAGGAAGTCGCCGATCTCGGCGAACTCGATGATCTCGTCGAACTGCGCGGCGATGTCGGCCTTCTTCATGCCGTGCAGACCGGCCGTGAGGTAGACGTTCTCGCGCACCGAGAGATCGTTGACGAACCCGCCGGTGATCTCGATGAGGGGCGCGACGCCGCCGTGCACGCCCACCGACCCTTCGTCGGGCAGGACGACCTCGGCGACGAGCTTCAGCAGCGTCGACTTGCCCTGGCCGTTGCGGCCGACGACACCGATGGCCTCGCCGGGGAGAACGTCGAAGGTCACGTTCCTCAGCGCCCAGAACTCTCCGGGACGCGTCTTGCGCGCGCGGGCGCTGAACAGGTCCTTGAAGTTGCGGCGGGAGCGACGGTTGCGACGGTAGCGGATACCGGCATCCTTCACGGAGATCACGGCGGACCCGCTGTCGACGGCCGTCGTCTCCACTGCTTCACTCTGCGACACGGATCAGATCTCCTTCAGCACCGAGCGGATGCTGCGTTTGAAAACGAGGAGTCCGATGCACAGGATGACGATACTCATGCCGGCTGAGATTGCAACCATCGCCCAGTCGAGTTGCGCGGGGAAGAACGCCGACCTGTAGAGGGAGAAGATCCCACTGAGCGGGTTGAACGCGGCCCAGAAGTGCAGTTGCTCGGGGAGGTCGGTCACGCCGTAGATGATGGGCGACGCGTAGAAGAGGAAACGAAGCGCGAGCTTCACTGCGCGCTCGAGGTCACGGAAGAAGACGACGAGCGGGGCGACGATGAGCCCCACGCCGATCGTGAGCAGGGCCTGGATGGCGATGCCGAGCACGAAGAAGACGACGTTGCCGTTAACGCTGCCGTTGCCGAGGATGACGAAGAGCGCGAGCACCGGCAGGCTCGCGATGAACTCGATGCCCTTCGACAGCACGAGGCTGACGACCCAGATAGTGCGGGGGATCTTGGTCGACCGCACGAGCTTCGCCTCGCGGATGAACGCGCGGGTCGAGTCGGAGACGGCACCGGTGAACCAGGTCCACGGCAGGAGGGCCGAGAGCAGGAAGACGATGTACGGCTCTTCGCCCACCCCGCGGCCGAACACGACGGTGAAGACGAACCAGTAGATGCCGGCCATGACCAGCGGGTCGAGGATCGACCAGAAGTACCCCAGGGCGGACGTGGAATACCGCACCCGCAGATCACGCTTGGCGAGGAGCCAGAGGGAATGCCAATAACGGGAGACTGGCGACCGATACGCTCGCTCGGGTGGTGCAACGGTCACGTGGATCCTCTAGGGCTTCTGGAATGCTCCGTGGTGTCGACGCCCCCAGTGGCCCCGCTGACTAGCGATCAGACGAAAAGGTTCGCCCGCTCGAGGTCTTCAGCGAAGTCGATCTCCACAGCGTAGAGATCGGAGATGTCTACCGGCTCGATGTGCAGTTTGTCCTGCTCAATGGCCAACTCTATGCCACGTTCGAAGTAGTCCTGATCGGCGACGCGCTTGAGCTGGCGCAGCAGAACTGCCTTGTCGTCGCGCGAGATGTAGTTGATGCCGACGGCCTCGCCGAGACCGTTCTTCACGGTCTTCGAGAGCTCCTTGATGTAGCCCTCGGCGTCGGTCGTGTACTTGACCTCTTCGTCGGACACCTTGGCGGTGTTGACCGAGACGAAGGACTGGTCGCGGGCGACGAGCTTGGCGGCACGGACGAGAGCGGTGGGGTCGAAGACCACGTCGCCGTTCATCCAGAGCACGCCGCCGGTTGCCGATGCCTGCAGTGCACGCATGAGGCTCTTCGACGTGTTGGTCTGGTCGTACTGCTCGTTGTAGACGAAGGACGCCTCGGGGAACGCCTCGATGATGTGCTCGAGCTTGTAGCCGACAACCACGGTGACCTGGGCATCCTTGCCGAAGGCGTGGCGGATGTTGTCGAACTGCTGCTTCATGATGGTGCGTCCATCGGCGAGCTCGGTGAGTGGCTTCGGCAGCGAACGGCCGAGACGACTGCCCATACCGGCGGCCAGAATCACGATCTGCGTGGTCACGATGAGTCTCCTTGTTGACAATCTATTGCTCCAAGGCAACAACACACTGTGGCAAGTTTGCCTGTTGTTTACCTGAAGGTGAATATATGTACACGACCCTGTGTTCGAATCACCTTAGCCGCGGCCCCTGTCCGCGGGCCAGAGCGACCCGGTTGTTGTTGTCGTTTCGTGATGGAACCTCTGGGAGTCGTCGACGGTTGGTACGGTGGACTGGTGGATTCCGAACCCGACCTGCCAGAGGCCCAGCACGAGCCTCAGGCCAGCCCTCCGGCCGCGCGTAAAACGACAGCTCGGAAGCCCGCGACTCCGCGTTCCACGGCTGCGAGAAAGCCGAAAACGACGGGGGCGGATGCCGCGTCCGACGCCGCGCCCACACCCGGCGCCCCGGCCAAGACCCCGGTGAAGCGCACGCCGACGCCCCGCACGACGACGGCCTCCAGGGCTGCCGCCGGCGCCACCCCGGCCGCCGCGAAGCCCACGCCGTCTCCGCGCAAGCCCACGGCCGCGAAGCCGGCCGCCCCGAAGCCGACTCCCGCGAAGCCCGCGGCAGCGAAGACCGCCGCCGCGAAACCGACGACGGCCAAGCCCGCCGCGAAGCGCGCACCCGCCAAGCCACGCGGAACCGCCGCGCCCACCGCCGCCGAAGCCCGTGCGGCGACCGACGAGAGCGTCGCCGCGCTCTCGGTCGTCACGAGCCCGACGGTCGCGCCGTCCGAGCCCGTCAACGTCAGCGAGCCCGCAAACGTCACGGAGGTGCCCGAAGCCCCCGGGACGACGACGCCCCCACGCAAGCCAGCCACCAAGCGCACGACCACCTCCCGCTCCCGCACCCGTACCACCATCACGGCAGACCCGGTCGTCGAATCGGAGGCGCCCGCAAGCCAGCCCGAACCCGAGGTAGAGGTCACCGTGCCCGTGCCCGAGCCCGAGGTAGAGGTAGAGACAACAGAGCCCGAACCCGAAGCCGCAGAGGCCGTAGTGCTCGAGCCCGAGATCGTCGAGGCGATCGAGAACCTCGCGGTCGTCGAAGAGGTCGCGCCCGAGACTCCCGCCGCCGAGACCCCCGCCGCCGCGACTCCAGCAACCGATGTCGCCGTCGCCGAGACGCCCCGCGAAATCGTGCTGAAGATCACCGGTCTGGTGAAGCGCTTCGACGACACCACGGCGGTGGCCGGAATCGACCTCGACATCGCCGCGGGATCGTTCTTCGGCATCGTCGGACCGAACGGGGCGGGAAAGACCACGACGCTCTCCATGGTCACCGGCCTGCTGCGTCCCGACGCGGGCACCGTCACCGTGCACGGGGCCGACGTGTGGAGCAACCCCGTCGTCGCCAAGCGCACCATGGGCGTGCTGCCCGACCGTCTGCGACTGTTCGACCGCCTCACC
Encoded here:
- a CDS encoding CDP-glycerol glycerophosphotransferase family protein, producing MPLLKDVRAARRVLLNIIRSRSSRAELARRLPTVPKPENGSVQVVVYFADSRVNMYQIRQWYAPLAELAKTRQVAIIARSPGTMLTLLDESPVAAVYLRQVADLERFIHSQDIKIVFYVNQNAKNFQMFRYGRMWHVFINHGESDKMYMTTNQFKAYDYALVAGDAAKERLARKLWDFDVERRAIPIGRPQADHFAGAQPYPADGRTVVLYAPTWEGDRPSAAYGSIATHGVALVGALLASPQHRVVYRPHPRSGVIDHAYGAANRSIIAAIAAANAADPAAHHVFDDGNELGWQLAGADVAITDVSAMVYDRLATGKPLIVARPVSPAADVDESGYLGAAEWLTSEAAGDIVAIADRVQHSAEAQENLHFWVERHFGDTGPGAATARFHAAVEQLVERWDEHAALHEGDADSSEDPFDDDVDEDAIGED
- a CDS encoding NTP transferase domain-containing protein — its product is MTTQIVILAAGMGSRLGRSLPKPLTELADGRTIMKQQFDNIRHAFGKDAQVTVVVGYKLEHIIEAFPEASFVYNEQYDQTNTSKSLMRALQASATGGVLWMNGDVVFDPTALVRAAKLVARDQSFVSVNTAKVSDEEVKYTTDAEGYIKELSKTVKNGLGEAVGINYISRDDKAVLLRQLKRVADQDYFERGIELAIEQDKLHIEPVDISDLYAVEIDFAEDLERANLFV
- a CDS encoding ABC transporter ATP-binding protein, producing MDSEPDLPEAQHEPQASPPAARKTTARKPATPRSTAARKPKTTGADAASDAAPTPGAPAKTPVKRTPTPRTTTASRAAAGATPAAAKPTPSPRKPTAAKPAAPKPTPAKPAAAKTAAAKPTTAKPAAKRAPAKPRGTAAPTAAEARAATDESVAALSVVTSPTVAPSEPVNVSEPANVTEVPEAPGTTTPPRKPATKRTTTSRSRTRTTITADPVVESEAPASQPEPEVEVTVPVPEPEVEVETTEPEPEAAEAVVLEPEIVEAIENLAVVEEVAPETPAAETPAAATPATDVAVAETPREIVLKITGLVKRFDDTTAVAGIDLDIAAGSFFGIVGPNGAGKTTTLSMVTGLLRPDAGTVTVHGADVWSNPVVAKRTMGVLPDRLRLFDRLTGAQLLYYSGILHGLDKKVVRSRSADLAVAFGLEDSLDRLVTDYSAGMTKKVAIAAAMIHSPRLLVLDEPFESVDPVSAANVVEILQKYVAAGGTVVMSSHTMSLIERICDSVAVVVNGAVLATGTMDQVRDGKSLEDRFVELAGGRKAAEGMEWLHKFSD
- a CDS encoding ABC transporter permease, with translation MTVAPPERAYRSPVSRYWHSLWLLAKRDLRVRYSTSALGYFWSILDPLVMAGIYWFVFTVVFGRGVGEEPYIVFLLSALLPWTWFTGAVSDSTRAFIREAKLVRSTKIPRTIWVVSLVLSKGIEFIASLPVLALFVILGNGSVNGNVVFFVLGIAIQALLTIGVGLIVAPLVVFFRDLERAVKLALRFLFYASPIIYGVTDLPEQLHFWAAFNPLSGIFSLYRSAFFPAQLDWAMVAISAGMSIVILCIGLLVFKRSIRSVLKEI
- a CDS encoding ATP-binding cassette domain-containing protein, whose protein sequence is METTAVDSGSAVISVKDAGIRYRRNRRSRRNFKDLFSARARKTRPGEFWALRNVTFDVLPGEAIGVVGRNGQGKSTLLKLVAEVVLPDEGSVGVHGGVAPLIEITGGFVNDLSVRENVYLTAGLHGMKKADIAAQFDEIIEFAEIGDFLDTPYKHLSSGMKVRIAFSVVSRLEEPIILVDEVLAVGDRAFKEKCYRRIDELLAGGRTLFIVSHSEKDLRRFCTRGLYLDKGRLVLDAPIAEVLERYNADYGVK
- a CDS encoding CDP-glycerol glycerophosphotransferase family protein, coding for MPQTAPGFTFAAGNAKKILALPGYALGALASGVIPRRRDLWVFGSGPGIGEGALALYRVVRASDPSLSLLWLARDERDLDAAEALGIPAVLKSSRQGLLATLRARVVVVTHGFGDANRYGIRGAFVVQLWHGIPLKLINLDSPATVRTRLLPDSALVRRLMRFMYRGGARAIDLMPAASAVSASRLRSAFALPADRVVVTGDPRDDVMVAGTESERTATARALLFGSLGLEPTGQRVLLYAPTWRDGEIDPGIPTADEWRRIVGVLERTDSLLVVRPHPHGVGDYADGFALSPRIRLLGAQQRTDVTPVLPAVDVLITDYSSIAFDFALTGRPILFLSPDVETYEASRGLYVPYDTFSGGAEVRDWGAVLDLVATVDEPDARARLERHSDALATAHHAFRDGENTVRVYSQIITRLKEHE
- a CDS encoding DNA topoisomerase IB; the protein is MPRLRRSQLTSPGYGRIRKGKGFSFRDADGDKLDDDTVRARIDALAIPPAWTDVWIAPHPNSHIQATGVDEAGRRQYIYHPFWREKKDKAKFERALELSGSLPAARRRVTTDLRGDGLTRTRVLAGAFRMLDTGALRIGSERYAQTNGSHGLSTLLCAHAKVSGSTITLKFPGKSGQEWSSEITDVDLAALLSALKRRGPTARLLAYRDGDDWHPLGAEEINDYLRERTGGDFSAKDFRTLRGTVAAALSLAKSGKARTRTKRTRAVAQAMRDAASVLGNTASIAKKSYVDPRVVDKYRRGQMIDAARPDSAEAQVRDLLGA